The Hippoglossus hippoglossus isolate fHipHip1 chromosome 19, fHipHip1.pri, whole genome shotgun sequence genome has a segment encoding these proteins:
- the LOC117752731 gene encoding translational activator of cytochrome c oxidase 1 — MVGAALLRALRTPLPRSLAAASCRCSAPVDTLRPPAPRVSSPPWSSCSVRPLQLCSALCAGHNKWSKVKHIKGPKDEARGRMFMKFGMMIKIAVKEGGSNPVMNLNLAHILEQCRTKNMPKASIDTAIKSAEKSKPVSQQMFEARGPGGCLLLIEVLTDNNTRSHQEVKRLLNKNGGMLSDGVRHNFTKRGVVGAAGDTISAERALELAIEAGAEDVQETEDEEELPLLKFICDTTDLSKVRASLEKLGMQITSSGMEFLPSNMTSLDQDQLDAASSLVEALTDYPDVVRVWDNIQAVS, encoded by the exons ATGGTGGGGGCGGCGCTGCTGCGGGCTCTCCGGACCCCTCTCCCCCGGTCACTAGCGGCGGCCTCCTGCCGGTGCTCTGCCCCGGTGGACACCCTCCGGCCGCCGGCTCCTCGTGTGTCGTCTCCCCCGTGGTCCAGCTGCTCCGTGCGgccgctgcagctctgctccgcGCTGTGTGCGGGACACAACAAGTGGTCCAAGGTGAAGCACATCAAGGGACCCAAGGATGAGGCGAGGGGGAGGATGTTCATGAAGTTCGGCATGATGATTAAAATCGCAGTGAAAG AAGGTGGATCAAACCCGGTCATGAATTTAAACTTGGCTCACATACTGGAGCAGTGCCGGACCAAGAACATGCCCAAAGCCTCCATAGACACAGCCATCAAGAGTGCG GAGAAATCCAAACCAGTGTCCCAGCAAATGTTTGAAGCTCGGGGGCCTGGTGGATGTCTGCTGCTCATCGAGGTCCTCACCGACAACAACACCCGCAGCCACCAGGAGGTTAAACGCCTGCTCAACAAGAACGG TGGGATGCTGTCCGACGGGGTCCGCCACAACTTCACCAagaggggggtggtgggggcGGCGGGCGACACCATCTCGGCGGAAAGAGCTCTGGAGCTGGCCATCGAGGCCGGAGCCGAAGACGTCCAGGAGacggaggatgaggaggagctgcCTCTCCTGAag TTCATTTGTGACACGACGGACCTGAGTAAGGTGCGAGCCTCGCTGGAGAAGCTGGGGATGCAGATCACCTCTTCTGGGATGGAGTTTCTTCCCAGCAACATGACGTCTCTGGACCAGGACCAGCTGGATGCTGCCTCATCACTAGTAGAGGCTCTGACTGACTATCCAGACGTAGTTAGAGTGTGGGACAATATCCAGGCTGTCAGCTGA
- the LOC117753405 gene encoding potassium voltage-gated channel subfamily H member 6: protein MSESDLMKSGGPGSRGPECCSPPTPRAELLSPSKVTEKVTQVLSLESDVLPEYKLQVPETTWLILLHYSPFKAFWDWIILLLVLYTAVFTPYSATFLLDVHGDLRQRICGYTCNPLNVADLMVDVLFIVDIVINLRTTYVDKNDEVVTQPSRIAKHYIKGWFPIDLFAAIPFDLLIFRSGSEEMATLTSLLKTARLLRLVRVARKLDRYSEYGAAVLFLLMCTFVLIAHWLACIWYAIGFVERPYTETGWLDNLAEQLGKTYNDSDSSSGPSVKDKYVTALYFTLSSLTSVGFGNVSPNTNSEKIFSICVMVIGSLMYASIFGNVSAIIQRLYSGTTRYHTQMLRVKEFIRFHQIPGCLRQRLEEYFQHAWAYTNGIDMNAVLKGFPESLQADICLHLNRSLLQNCKAFRGGSQACLRALAKRFKTVHAPPGDTLIHYGDILDSVFFISRGSIKIIRDDVVVAILERNDIFGEAIHLYDDPGKSNSDVHTITYCDLHRIQREDLLEVLDIYPGFADRFWRNLEMTFDLRDVQCLFPPCVHQADQVAPIITTDDSGDDCGYHHKPRHKLHSLDCRIRPDGIDHEDSYPLQSFRHRHSPSQGHWDDRCSCGSPCSQSSEDLETSLAHGAKVELYPPEDAARDYSPSVVQLRPPSGTSVGKEAVERGPQASSLNVPAMYRYWPDRQSQQFSGRTWRSSSVRNSYHPPPFTEERPSELESRLELLHSQLNRLETRMTTDINVILQLLQRQMAPVPPAYSTVTSSTLPSNSPSLYGTGTPVVHSMYPISPIQMDTQVKTNATDLTFTQRSQESLSSGIPVTVASDDTMFMTVTPETETRPGLTAQPSDKSSLVENPRLCGSLRCPSLPGNLDISSGLSEIQKHLSDPVLPVL, encoded by the exons ATGTCTGAGTCAGACCTTATGAAGAGTGGGGGACCCGGCAGCAGGGGCCCCGAATGCTGCTCGCCTCCAACCCCCAGGGCGGAGCTGCTCAGCCCCTCCAAGGTCACAGAGAAGGTCACGCAG GTACTTTCTCTGGAGTCGGATGTACTTCCTGAATACAAACTCCAGGTGCCAGAGACAACATGGTTGATCTTGCTTCACTACAGCCCCTTCAAGGCGTTTTGGGACTGGATCATTCTCCTGCTGGTCCTCTACACGGCCGTCTTCACTCCTTACTCGGCCACCTTCCTCTTGGACGTGCACGGGGATTTACGTCAAAGGATCTGTGGCTACACGTGTAACCCTCTGAATGTGGCTGACCTCATGGTGGACGTGCTATTTATTGTGGATATAGTCATCAACCTTCGCACGACGTACGTGGACAAGAACGACGAGGTGGTGACACAGCCGAGCCGGATCGCCAAGCACTATATTAAAGGCTGGTTCCCCATTGATCTGTTTGCAGCGATCCCCTTTGACCTCCTCATATTCAGATCTGGCTCTGAGGAG ATGGCCACCTTAACAAGCCTGCTGAAAACGGCTCGGCTGCTACGATTGGTCCGCGTGGCAAGAAAACTGGACCGATACTCGGAATACGGAGCTGCTGTCCTCTTCCTACTCATGTGCACCTTTGTACTCATCGCCCACTGGTTGGCCTGCATTTGGTACGCCATCGGCTTTGTGGAGAGGCCGTACACGGAGACCGGCTGGCTGGACAACCTGGCTGAACAACTGGGCAAGACGTACAACGACAGCGACTCCAGCTCCGGTCCGTCGGTCAAAGACAAATATGTCACCGCTCTGTACTTCACACTGAGCAGCTTGACGAGCGTCGGGTTCGGCAACGTTTCTCCAAACACCAACTCGGAGAAGATCTTCTCCATCTGCGTCATGGTGATCGGAT CTCTAATGTATGCCAGCATATTTGGGAACGTGTCTGCCATCATCCAGCGGCTGTACTCGGGTACAACCCGCTACCACACCCAGATGCTGCGAGTCAAAGAGTTCATCCGATTCCACCAAATCCCTGGTTGCCTGCGTCAGAGGCTGGAGGAGTACTTCCAGCACGCCTGGGCCTACACAAACGGCATCGACATGAACGCT GTGTTGAAGGGGTTTCCAGAGTCGCTGCAGGCCGACATCTGTTTGCACCTGAACAGATCCCTGCTGCAGAACTGTAAGGCTTTCCGCGGAGGCAGTCAAGCCTGTCTGCGCGCCTTGGCCAAGAGGTTCAAGACAGTCCACGCTCCTCCAGGCGATACCCTGATCCACTACGGAGACATCCTGGACTCGGTCTTCTTCATCTCGCGTGGTTCGATCAAGATCATTAGGGATGATGTGGTGGTTGCCATATTAG AAAGGAATGACATCTTTGGCGAGGCTATCCACCTGTATGACGATCCGGGGAAGTCCAACTCCGACGTGCACACCATCACCTACTGTGACCTGCACCGCATCCAGAGGGAAGACCTGCTGGAGGTGCTGGATATCTACCCCGGCTTTGCAGACAGGTTCTGGAGGAACCTGgagatgacctttgacctgagaGACGTAC AAtgtctttttcccccctgtGTTCATCAGGCTGATCAAGTGGCGCCAATAATAACAACTGATGACTCTGGAGACGACTGTGGATATCACCACAAGCCAAGACACAAGCTCCACTCCCTGGACTGCAGAATCAGACCAG ATGGAATCGATCATGAGGATTCCTACCCCCTTCAGTCCTTCCGTCATCGTCACTCCCCCTCCCAGGGCCACTGGGACGACCGCTGCAGCTGTGGATCCCCGTGCTCCCAGTCCAGCGAGGACCTGGAGACGTCTCTTGCTCACGGTGCCAAAGTAGAGCTTTATCCTCCAGAAGATGCCGCGCGGGACTACTCCCCCTCTGTGGTGCAGCTGCGGCCCCCGAGTGGCACATCAGTGGGGAAGGAAGCAGTGGAAAGAGGACCCCAAG CTTCATCTTTGAATGTGCCGGCAATGTATCGTTACTGGCCTGACCGACAGTCACAACAGTTTTCTGGCCGCACGTGGCGATCGTCGTCTGTCCGGAACTCATACCATCCACCGCCTTTCACAGAAGAACGGCCCAGTGAGCTGGAGTCTCGACTggaacttttacattcacagctCAACAG ACTGGAGACTCGCATGACGACCGACATCAACGTCatcctccagcttctccagaGGCAGATGGCTCCCGTACCTCCAGCTTACAGCACTGTAACATCCAGTACCCTCCCCTCCAACTCACCCAGCCTGTATGGGACTGGGACACCAGTGGTGCACAGCATGTATCCCATTTCTCCCATACAGATGGACACACAGGTAAAGACTAACGCCAC TGACCTTACATTCACCCAGAGGTCCCAGGAGTCTCTGTCCAGCGGTATCCCCGTGACCGTGGCCTCGGACGACACCATGTTCATGACCGTCACCCCCGAAACTGAGACCCGTCCGGGGTTAACTGCGCAGCCGTCAGACAAATCCTCCCTCGTGGAGAACCCCCGGCTGTGTGGGAGCCTCCGCTGCCCGTCGCTGCCGGGGAACCTGGACATCAGCTCAGGACTGTCTGAGATCCAGAAACATCTGTCTGACCCGGTGCTGCCCGTCCTCTGA